A region from the Volucribacter amazonae genome encodes:
- the pyk gene encoding pyruvate kinase: MSRRLRRTKIVCTMGPATDRGNNLEKIIAAGANVVRMNFSHGSPEDHIERAEKVREIAKKLGRHVAILGDLQGPKIRVSTFKDGKIFLNIGDKFVLDADLPKGEGTQEAVGLDYKTLPQDVVPGDILLLDDGRVQLKVLSTEGSKVFTEVTVGGPLSNNKGINKLGGGLSADALTEKDKEDIKTAARIGVDYLAVSFPRSSADLNYARELAEAAGLKAKIVAKVERAEAVATDEAMDDIILASDVIMVARGDLGVEIGDPELVGVQKKLIRRSRKLNRVVITATQMMESMISNPMPTRAEVMDVANAVLDGTDAVMLSAETAAGQYPAETVAAMARVCLGAEKMPSINISRHRMDVKFTSIEESVAMSAMYAANHMEGVAAIIAMTSSGQTARLMSRISSGLPIFALSRNQEALNQCALYRGVTPVYCDEISRTVEGAKAAVQILKDKGFLVAGDLVLLTQGDELAVGGTNTCRTLVVE; this comes from the coding sequence ATGTCTAGAAGACTAAGAAGAACGAAAATTGTATGTACAATGGGACCTGCTACCGATCGTGGTAATAATTTAGAAAAAATTATTGCCGCAGGGGCAAATGTGGTTCGTATGAATTTTTCTCATGGTTCGCCAGAAGATCATATTGAGCGTGCAGAGAAAGTGCGTGAAATTGCCAAAAAATTAGGTCGCCATGTGGCGATTTTAGGCGATTTGCAAGGACCTAAAATTCGTGTATCTACTTTTAAAGATGGTAAAATCTTCTTAAATATTGGTGATAAATTTGTATTAGATGCAGATTTACCGAAAGGTGAGGGAACACAAGAGGCAGTAGGTTTAGATTATAAAACCTTGCCACAAGATGTTGTGCCGGGCGATATTCTTTTATTAGATGACGGTCGTGTACAATTAAAAGTGTTATCTACTGAGGGGAGCAAAGTCTTTACCGAAGTGACTGTGGGTGGCCCTTTATCAAATAATAAAGGTATCAATAAATTAGGCGGTGGTTTATCTGCTGATGCTTTGACTGAAAAAGATAAAGAAGATATTAAAACTGCCGCAAGAATTGGGGTAGATTATCTTGCTGTTTCTTTCCCTCGTTCAAGTGCTGATTTAAATTATGCTCGTGAATTAGCTGAAGCGGCGGGTTTGAAAGCGAAAATTGTGGCGAAAGTAGAGCGTGCAGAAGCGGTGGCAACGGACGAAGCCATGGACGATATTATTCTTGCTTCTGATGTGATTATGGTCGCTCGTGGTGATTTAGGTGTTGAGATTGGCGATCCTGAATTAGTGGGTGTACAGAAAAAATTAATTCGCCGTTCACGCAAATTAAATCGTGTGGTTATTACGGCAACACAAATGATGGAAAGTATGATTAGCAATCCTATGCCAACTCGTGCGGAAGTGATGGATGTTGCTAATGCAGTATTAGACGGTACAGATGCGGTAATGTTATCGGCAGAAACTGCGGCAGGACAATATCCAGCGGAAACCGTAGCAGCAATGGCTCGTGTTTGTTTAGGGGCAGAGAAAATGCCTAGTATTAATATTTCTCGCCACCGTATGGACGTTAAATTTACCTCTATTGAAGAATCTGTGGCAATGTCTGCAATGTATGCAGCAAACCATATGGAAGGGGTGGCTGCCATTATTGCCATGACCAGTTCAGGACAAACCGCTCGTTTAATGTCAAGAATTAGCTCAGGATTACCGATTTTTGCTTTATCTCGTAATCAAGAGGCTTTAAATCAATGTGCATTGTATCGTGGGGTAACGCCAGTATATTGCGATGAAATCAGCCGTACCGTTGAAGGGGCTAAAGCCGCTGTACAAATCTTAAAAGATAAAGGTTTCCTTGTGGCGGGCGATCTTGTGTTATTAACCCAAGGTGATGAATTAGCGGTTGGTGGTACTAATACTTGCCGTACATTAGTGGTTGAATAA
- the imm45 gene encoding Imm45 family immunity protein: MKLINYPYNLKHGNILKVPNLVKGESFTEMMLSQTYHEKGKFSFIVISGKKSGKILFEIPNEAEIEKSTAIKTKWVIDYLENSYPEKDIKLIYIRKGIFLRKMKNKSDYKKLSNYKKSHISYGSIIRFSASYPYEQNIEVILSEFDKKEKELCFLILSGRRAGLILVIPPEDSLVYHEGILGISIKWLSYNWNYWVYQDCDFHKIIIKQTRYIKK; encoded by the coding sequence ATGAAATTAATTAATTACCCATATAACTTAAAACATGGGAATATATTAAAAGTCCCTAATTTGGTCAAGGGCGAAAGCTTTACAGAAATGATGTTAAGTCAAACATATCATGAAAAAGGAAAGTTTAGTTTTATTGTTATATCAGGCAAGAAATCAGGAAAAATTTTATTTGAAATTCCTAATGAAGCAGAAATTGAAAAAAGTACAGCTATAAAAACCAAGTGGGTTATTGATTATTTAGAAAATTCATATCCTGAAAAAGATATAAAATTAATCTATATTAGAAAAGGTATTTTTCTTAGAAAGATGAAAAATAAAAGTGATTATAAAAAGCTAAGTAATTATAAAAAATCCCATATATCATATGGGAGCATTATAAGATTTTCAGCAAGTTACCCCTATGAACAAAATATTGAAGTAATATTATCAGAGTTTGATAAAAAGGAAAAAGAATTATGTTTTTTAATTTTATCTGGTCGTAGAGCTGGTCTTATTTTAGTTATTCCGCCTGAAGATTCTTTAGTTTATCATGAAGGTATACTAGGTATATCTATAAAATGGTTATCATATAACTGGAACTATTGGGTTTATCAAGACTGTGATTTTCATAAAATAATAATTAAACAGACAAGATATATAAAAAAATAA
- a CDS encoding ribose-phosphate pyrophosphokinase: protein MPDIKLFAGNATPELAKRISERLYISIGDATVGRFSDGEIQVQINENVRGADVFIIQSTCAPTNDNLMELIVMVDALRRASAGRITAVIPYFGYARQDRRVRSARVPITAKVVADFLSSVGVDRVLTCDLHAEQIQGFFDVPVDNVFGSPVLIHDMLKKTDLENPIVVSPDIGGVVRARAIAKLLNDTDMAIIDKRRPRANVSQVMHIIGDVAGRDCILVDDMIDTGGTLVKAAEALKERGAKRVFAYATHAVFSGSAAKNIASEALDEIVVTDTIPLSAEIKALNKVRVLTLSGMLAEAIRRISNEESISAMFS, encoded by the coding sequence ATGCCCGACATAAAACTTTTTGCAGGTAATGCAACGCCAGAACTTGCCAAACGAATTTCTGAACGCCTTTATATTTCTATTGGTGATGCCACAGTAGGTCGCTTTAGCGATGGCGAAATTCAAGTACAAATTAATGAAAACGTGCGTGGTGCTGATGTTTTTATTATTCAATCTACTTGTGCCCCTACTAATGATAACCTGATGGAATTAATCGTAATGGTTGATGCCTTACGCCGAGCTTCCGCAGGGCGTATTACTGCAGTTATTCCTTATTTTGGTTATGCACGTCAAGATCGGCGTGTGCGTTCTGCTCGTGTACCTATTACCGCCAAAGTGGTAGCAGATTTTCTCTCTAGCGTAGGGGTAGATCGTGTGCTTACTTGTGATTTACACGCAGAACAAATTCAAGGTTTCTTTGACGTACCTGTGGATAATGTTTTTGGTTCACCAGTATTAATTCACGATATGCTGAAAAAAACAGATTTAGAAAACCCGATTGTGGTATCGCCAGATATTGGTGGAGTAGTACGAGCAAGGGCTATTGCGAAATTACTCAATGATACCGATATGGCAATTATTGATAAACGCCGTCCTCGTGCCAACGTATCGCAAGTTATGCACATTATTGGTGATGTCGCAGGCAGAGATTGTATCTTAGTTGATGATATGATTGATACAGGGGGAACACTGGTTAAAGCTGCAGAGGCATTAAAAGAACGTGGTGCGAAACGTGTATTTGCCTATGCAACCCACGCGGTATTCTCTGGTTCAGCGGCGAAAAATATTGCCAGCGAAGCCTTAGATGAAATCGTGGTTACCGATACAATCCCACTTTCCGCTGAAATTAAGGCGTTAAATAAAGTGAGAGTCTTAACCCTATCAGGTATGTTGGCAGAGGCAATCCGCAGAATCAGCAACGAAGAGTCTATTTCTGCAATGTTTAGTTAA
- the secM gene encoding secA translation cis-regulator SecM, whose protein sequence is MGKIFGKNIVNITGNKKKNTFWPHLLLGMLALFLLPASQDFEQVKENLETNYQSLQQIEQNKIDITVIQPCCFTIDFVALLDFPKFSSNLPHFYTQIVVRQRPIRAGPAV, encoded by the coding sequence ATGGGCAAAATTTTTGGGAAGAATATTGTGAACATTACAGGGAATAAGAAAAAAAATACATTTTGGCCACATTTACTGTTAGGTATGTTGGCACTTTTTTTATTGCCTGCAAGTCAAGATTTTGAGCAAGTTAAAGAGAATTTAGAAACAAATTATCAATCTTTACAGCAAATAGAACAAAATAAAATTGATATAACGGTTATTCAACCCTGTTGTTTTACCATTGATTTTGTTGCTTTACTGGATTTCCCAAAATTTTCGTCAAACCTACCGCACTTTTATACTCAAATTGTTGTGCGTCAACGTCCTATCCGAGCAGGTCCTGCGGTTTAA
- the selD gene encoding selenide, water dikinase SelD produces the protein MNEQELVQELNSTVTDLVRLTQYSHGAGCGCKISPKVLETILHSHLDKFVDPNLLVGNETKDDAAVYDLGNGTAIISTTDFFMPIVDDAFNFGRIAATNAISDIFAMGGKPIMAIAILGFPIKLLPAEVAQRIVEGGRFACQQAGIALAGGHSIDAPEPIFGLAVTGVIDSHKVKKNSSAQAGCQLYLTKPLGIGILTTAEKKGKLKAEHKNLATETMCQINSIGAKFADIEGVTAMTDVTGFGLLGHLVEMCEGSHLQAEVQFQQIKTLAGVPYYIEKGCIPGGTERNFASYGHKVSALSPQQKAILCDPQTSGGLLIAVTPQAEREVSQLAQQAGIELIAVGKLIPQKLGEEILVKVI, from the coding sequence ATGAACGAACAAGAATTAGTGCAGGAATTAAACTCAACCGTAACGGATTTAGTGCGATTAACTCAATATAGCCATGGTGCAGGTTGTGGTTGTAAAATATCGCCGAAAGTATTGGAAACCATTTTGCATAGCCATTTGGATAAGTTTGTTGATCCTAATTTATTGGTGGGAAATGAAACCAAAGATGATGCGGCGGTGTATGATCTAGGTAATGGTACGGCGATTATTAGTACCACCGATTTTTTTATGCCCATTGTTGATGATGCATTTAATTTTGGACGAATAGCCGCCACCAATGCCATTAGCGATATATTTGCTATGGGGGGCAAACCAATTATGGCGATTGCTATTTTGGGTTTTCCTATCAAATTATTACCTGCTGAGGTTGCTCAACGTATAGTGGAGGGCGGGCGTTTTGCTTGCCAACAAGCAGGAATTGCCCTTGCAGGTGGTCATTCCATTGATGCCCCTGAACCTATTTTTGGCTTAGCGGTTACGGGTGTGATTGATAGTCATAAAGTGAAAAAAAATAGTTCAGCACAAGCAGGTTGTCAGCTGTACTTAACCAAACCTTTGGGAATTGGCATTTTAACCACCGCAGAGAAAAAAGGAAAGTTAAAAGCCGAGCATAAAAATCTTGCCACAGAAACCATGTGCCAAATTAACAGTATTGGGGCAAAATTTGCTGACATTGAAGGGGTTACTGCCATGACCGACGTAACGGGTTTTGGCTTATTGGGACATTTAGTGGAAATGTGCGAGGGATCGCATTTACAAGCAGAAGTACAATTCCAGCAGATTAAAACCTTAGCAGGTGTGCCTTATTATATTGAGAAAGGTTGTATTCCTGGGGGAACAGAGCGTAATTTTGCCAGTTATGGGCATAAAGTTAGTGCGTTGTCGCCACAGCAAAAAGCTATTTTATGCGATCCGCAGACATCAGGTGGCTTACTTATTGCGGTAACGCCACAAGCTGAACGTGAAGTATCTCAGCTTGCTCAACAAGCGGGGATTGAATTGATTGCCGTAGGAAAATTAATCCCGCAAAAACTTGGCGAGGAGATCTTGGTAAAAGTCATTTAG
- the secA gene encoding preprotein translocase subunit SecA produces MFSTIVTKVFGSRNDRILRRLNKRVAQINKLEPEYEAMTDEQLQGKTAEFRQRLTQGEKLEDLIPEAFATVREASKRVLGMRPFDVQLIGGMVLNDRCIAEMRTGEGKTLTATLPCYLNALSGKGVHVVTVNDYLARRDAETNRPLFEFLGMTVAVNVPGMLPQEKRAAYAADITYATNSELGFDYLRDNLAHSAQERFQRPLHYALVDEVDSILIDEARTPLIISGQAEDSSELYVAIDKLIPKLILQEKEDSDEYQGDGDYTVDLKNKQAYLTERGQIKIEKLLAELGLMNEDESLYSPSKISLLHHVYAALRAHALFERNVDYIVKDGEVVIVDEHTGRTMAGRRWSDGLHQAIEAKEGVKIQSENQTVASITYQNYFRLYEKLAGMTGTADTEAFEFQQIYGLETVVIPTNRPMIRDDRTDLMFENEAYKFEAIIKDIKDCVARNQPVLVGTISIEKSELLSLALTKAGIKHSVLNAKFHAQEAEIVANAGYPGAVTIATNMAGRGTDIVLGGSWKAEVEKLDNPTQAQIDEIKAAWQKRHDIVMAAGGLHIIGTERHESRRIDNQLRGRSGRQGDPGSSRFYLSLEDALMRIYLNEGKLNMMKKAFTEPGEAMESKLLAKVIASAQAKVEAHNFDGRKNLLQFDDVANDQRHAIYNQRNYLLDNEDISETIDVIRSDVFNAVIDQYIPPQSLEEMWDIPALEQRLKTDFALDLPIQQWLEEDNHLHEETLRERILQYAVEEYKRKEELVGADTMRNFEKGVMLQLLDELWKDHLSAMDHLRKGIHLRGYAQKDPKQEYKKESFQMFTEMLDALKLGVISTLSKVQVRSQEEIEAAERARIAAAQREADNIQLHANGEQRNDTERQQANRKIGRNEPCPCGSGKKYKHCHGSRVKG; encoded by the coding sequence ATGTTTTCAACTATTGTAACTAAAGTTTTTGGTAGTCGTAATGACCGTATTTTACGCCGTTTAAATAAACGGGTTGCACAAATTAATAAATTAGAGCCTGAATATGAGGCGATGACTGATGAACAGCTACAAGGCAAAACCGCAGAGTTTCGTCAGCGTTTAACTCAAGGGGAAAAACTTGAAGATTTAATTCCTGAAGCCTTTGCTACGGTGCGTGAAGCAAGTAAGCGTGTGTTAGGCATGCGTCCCTTTGATGTACAACTTATCGGGGGAATGGTGCTTAATGATCGTTGTATTGCGGAAATGCGTACTGGTGAGGGCAAAACCTTAACCGCAACCCTACCTTGTTATTTAAATGCCTTGAGTGGCAAAGGGGTGCATGTGGTTACCGTTAATGATTATTTGGCACGCCGAGATGCGGAAACCAATCGCCCGTTATTTGAATTTTTAGGTATGACGGTTGCTGTCAATGTGCCGGGAATGTTGCCACAAGAAAAGCGTGCTGCTTATGCCGCAGATATTACTTATGCCACCAATAGCGAATTAGGCTTTGATTATTTAAGAGATAATCTGGCTCATTCAGCACAAGAGCGTTTCCAGCGTCCCTTGCATTATGCTTTAGTGGACGAAGTGGATTCCATTTTAATTGATGAAGCGCGTACCCCTTTGATTATTTCAGGGCAAGCAGAAGACAGTTCGGAGCTTTATGTCGCCATTGATAAATTAATTCCTAAATTGATTTTACAAGAAAAAGAAGATAGCGATGAATATCAAGGCGATGGCGATTACACCGTTGATTTAAAAAATAAACAAGCCTATTTAACCGAACGAGGACAAATAAAAATTGAAAAATTATTGGCTGAATTAGGTTTAATGAACGAAGACGAATCTTTATATTCGCCTTCAAAAATTTCTTTATTGCACCACGTTTATGCAGCATTGCGCGCTCACGCCTTATTTGAACGCAATGTGGATTATATTGTGAAAGATGGCGAAGTGGTCATTGTTGATGAACATACAGGGCGTACTATGGCAGGACGCCGTTGGTCTGATGGTTTACACCAAGCCATTGAGGCAAAAGAGGGCGTGAAAATCCAAAGCGAGAACCAAACTGTCGCCTCTATCACTTATCAAAATTATTTCCGTTTATATGAAAAATTAGCAGGTATGACAGGAACAGCGGATACCGAAGCCTTTGAATTTCAACAAATTTATGGTTTAGAAACCGTTGTTATTCCAACCAATCGTCCTATGATTCGTGATGACCGCACTGATTTAATGTTTGAAAATGAAGCCTATAAATTTGAGGCCATTATTAAAGACATTAAGGATTGCGTGGCACGCAATCAACCTGTATTAGTGGGAACGATTTCCATTGAAAAATCTGAATTATTGTCTTTAGCCTTAACCAAAGCAGGCATTAAACATAGCGTATTAAATGCGAAATTCCATGCACAAGAAGCAGAAATTGTGGCGAATGCCGGTTACCCTGGTGCAGTAACCATTGCCACCAATATGGCAGGACGCGGAACGGATATTGTGTTGGGCGGAAGTTGGAAAGCGGAAGTGGAAAAATTAGACAATCCAACTCAAGCACAAATTGATGAAATTAAAGCCGCTTGGCAAAAACGTCATGATATTGTAATGGCTGCAGGCGGGCTACATATTATCGGCACCGAACGCCACGAATCACGCCGTATTGATAACCAGTTGCGAGGACGTTCAGGACGTCAAGGCGACCCCGGTTCATCACGTTTTTACCTTTCTTTGGAAGACGCATTAATGCGGATTTATCTCAATGAAGGTAAATTAAATATGATGAAAAAAGCCTTTACCGAGCCGGGTGAGGCAATGGAGTCTAAGCTATTAGCCAAGGTAATCGCCTCGGCACAAGCAAAAGTAGAAGCCCATAACTTTGATGGACGAAAAAACTTATTACAATTTGACGATGTCGCTAATGATCAACGTCATGCCATTTATAACCAACGTAATTATTTATTGGATAATGAAGATATTTCCGAAACCATTGATGTTATACGAAGTGATGTCTTCAATGCGGTTATCGATCAATATATTCCGCCACAATCCTTGGAAGAAATGTGGGATATTCCTGCATTAGAACAACGTTTAAAAACAGATTTTGCCTTGGATTTACCTATTCAACAATGGCTAGAAGAAGATAACCATTTGCACGAGGAAACCTTGCGTGAACGTATTTTACAATATGCCGTAGAAGAATATAAACGTAAGGAAGAGCTTGTTGGTGCGGACACCATGCGTAATTTTGAAAAAGGCGTGATGTTACAACTGCTAGATGAACTCTGGAAAGATCACTTGTCCGCAATGGATCATTTACGCAAAGGTATTCATTTGCGTGGTTATGCCCAAAAAGATCCAAAACAAGAATATAAAAAAGAATCTTTCCAAATGTTTACTGAAATGCTTGATGCCTTAAAATTAGGGGTTATTAGTACCTTAAGCAAGGTTCAAGTGCGTAGCCAAGAGGAAATTGAGGCTGCCGAGCGTGCCAGAATTGCTGCCGCACAACGAGAGGCGGATAATATTCAACTACATGCTAATGGAGAGCAACGCAATGACACAGAACGACAGCAAGCGAATCGTAAAATCGGACGCAATGAACCTTGTCCATGTGGCTCGGGCAAGAAATATAAGCATTGTCATGGTAGCCGAGTAAAAGGCTAG
- the mutT gene encoding 8-oxo-dGTP diphosphatase MutT, which yields MKKPLIKVAVGIIRNEFKQIYLTQRLEGQDFAQALEFPGGKVDPGETPEQALKRELEEEVGIHVLSAYPYEKFCFEYPTKFIEFYFYLVEEWVNEPFGREGQEGLWVAQNELDASQFPPANAQIIQRLLMEMR from the coding sequence ATGAAAAAACCCTTAATTAAGGTAGCGGTAGGGATTATTCGTAATGAATTTAAACAAATTTATTTAACCCAACGTTTAGAAGGGCAAGATTTTGCTCAAGCATTAGAATTTCCAGGTGGCAAAGTGGATCCCGGAGAAACCCCCGAACAAGCCTTAAAGCGAGAATTAGAGGAAGAAGTGGGAATTCATGTGCTATCCGCTTATCCTTATGAAAAATTTTGTTTTGAATACCCAACCAAATTCATTGAGTTTTACTTCTATTTGGTAGAAGAATGGGTAAATGAACCCTTTGGACGAGAAGGGCAAGAGGGATTATGGGTGGCACAAAATGAATTAGACGCAAGCCAATTTCCGCCTGCTAATGCTCAAATTATACAGCGTTTATTAATGGAAATGCGATAA
- the ispE gene encoding 4-(cytidine 5'-diphospho)-2-C-methyl-D-erythritol kinase — MKTYRFSTALLSGNPSNRFPSPAKLNLFLYINGKRPDGYHELQTLFQFLDYGDWLTIDCLAQSNQIVLSPSLANLPIQDNLIYRAAKLLQKFSGCQKGAKIHLDKILPMGGGIGGGSSNAATTLLVLNKLWGINFKPSELASIGLQLGADIPIFIHGHAAFAEGVGEQLTDCLPQEKWYLVLKPHVTISTAKIFSDANLPRNTPKLTLPQLLKEPFHNDCEKIVLNHYPEVEELLNWLLQYAPARLTGTGACVFAEFEQEQQAQAIFNIKPKQYQGFIAKGVNRSPLQYKLNDI; from the coding sequence ATGAAAACTTACCGATTTTCCACCGCACTTTTATCAGGAAATCCGAGCAATCGGTTTCCTTCCCCCGCTAAACTCAATTTATTTTTATATATCAATGGTAAACGTCCTGATGGTTATCATGAATTGCAAACTCTCTTTCAATTCCTTGATTATGGTGATTGGCTAACCATTGATTGTTTAGCACAGAGCAACCAAATAGTGCTTTCCCCTTCTTTGGCAAATCTTCCCATTCAAGATAATTTAATTTATCGAGCGGCTAAACTATTACAAAAATTCAGTGGCTGTCAAAAAGGTGCTAAAATTCACTTAGATAAAATTTTACCTATGGGCGGTGGGATTGGTGGTGGCTCATCAAATGCAGCGACAACATTATTGGTATTAAATAAATTATGGGGAATTAATTTTAAACCCAGTGAATTGGCTAGCATAGGTTTACAATTAGGCGCTGATATACCGATTTTTATTCATGGGCATGCCGCCTTTGCTGAAGGTGTTGGGGAACAACTTACCGATTGCTTACCGCAAGAAAAATGGTATTTGGTGTTAAAACCCCATGTGACGATTTCTACCGCAAAAATATTTTCTGATGCAAATTTGCCAAGAAATACCCCAAAACTTACATTGCCCCAATTACTTAAAGAACCATTTCATAATGATTGTGAAAAAATTGTGCTAAATCATTATCCTGAGGTTGAAGAACTGCTAAACTGGTTGTTACAATATGCACCCGCACGTTTAACAGGTACAGGGGCTTGTGTTTTTGCTGAGTTTGAGCAAGAACAACAGGCACAAGCGATTTTTAATATAAAACCAAAACAATATCAAGGTTTTATCGCAAAAGGGGTTAATCGTTCCCCTTTACAATATAAATTAAATGATATTTAA
- a CDS encoding DciA family protein, translating into MRNKKMMNIKGVLANSSLSQIMQRGLFLSQLNQQLQSLLPVQFRYQFRIANIQSNQLCLEAKNASVRQALLFKQPALLALIQQQSPHINQLVIRINPEL; encoded by the coding sequence ATGCGTAATAAAAAAATGATGAATATCAAAGGCGTTCTGGCAAATTCAAGCCTAAGCCAAATTATGCAACGAGGACTTTTTCTATCACAACTTAACCAACAGTTGCAAAGTCTGCTTCCTGTGCAATTCCGTTATCAATTTCGTATTGCCAATATCCAAAGCAATCAACTTTGCTTAGAGGCGAAAAATGCCAGTGTCCGCCAAGCCTTATTATTTAAACAACCTGCATTATTAGCATTAATACAACAGCAATCGCCACACATAAATCAATTAGTTATTCGGATTAATCCTGAACTATAA
- a CDS encoding RHS repeat-associated core domain-containing protein — translation MGINYNRFRYYDPETAYYLCSDPIGLLGGETPYSYVANPLDCGIL, via the coding sequence TTGGGGATTAACTACAATCGCTTCCGCTACTACGATCCTGAAACCGCTTACTATTTATGTTCTGATCCCATTGGTTTATTGGGTGGGGAAACACCTTATAGTTATGTGGCTAATCCGTTGGATTGTGGGATCCTTTAG
- the lolB gene encoding lipoprotein insertase outer membrane protein LolB produces the protein MLKIIPSLKRLVIISLSILIVACSVTDERPSEVRYIDPQDPTWLAHLQKIQQIRSYAANGQLGYISANDRFSSRFDWRYQNPQSYQLQLSSMLTSTTLSIVMTPQGMSISDNRGNQHNAQDAQQLLREIIGMDFPLAQFSDWLKGQPDLAQPYYVGENHLLTHFDYVQPTDSWTVDYLSYHSQETPALPKDIVIKNQDKTLKIRVDNWIY, from the coding sequence ATGTTAAAAATTATCCCAAGTTTAAAACGTCTTGTTATTATTAGCTTGAGTATATTAATCGTGGCTTGCTCAGTAACTGATGAACGTCCATCAGAGGTTCGTTATATTGATCCACAAGACCCAACTTGGCTTGCTCATTTACAAAAAATCCAACAAATTCGCTCTTATGCAGCGAATGGGCAGTTAGGCTATATAAGTGCTAATGATCGTTTTTCTAGTCGTTTTGATTGGCGTTACCAAAACCCACAATCCTATCAATTACAACTTTCATCAATGCTAACCAGCACAACCTTATCAATCGTTATGACCCCACAGGGTATGAGCATTTCAGATAACCGAGGTAATCAGCATAATGCTCAAGATGCCCAACAATTATTGCGGGAAATAATAGGTATGGATTTTCCGCTAGCCCAATTTAGCGATTGGTTAAAAGGGCAACCTGATTTAGCTCAACCTTATTATGTGGGCGAAAATCATTTATTGACACATTTTGATTATGTTCAGCCAACTGACTCTTGGACAGTGGACTATTTAAGCTATCACAGCCAAGAAACCCCAGCTTTACCAAAAGATATTGTAATTAAAAACCAAGATAAAACCTTGAAAATTCGTGTAGATAATTGGATTTATTAA